ACAGGCGGCGTAAGAGGATCCCGCTTCAGGGAGATGTCCCAAGTCCGGTGGATCCACCCGGTGGCTGCCCCTTTCATCCCCGCTGCCCCAAATGCACCCCGCGCTGCAGGACAGAAATTCCCAAAGCGCACAGAATCGAAAATAACGGCCATGAGCATCTGGTATGCTGTCATCTGGCCGAAAATTTATAAATCTGGAGGTTAAAATGAGTAAATTTCAAATTACGGATATTAAAGGAGTCATTCCTGCAACCATGGCATTTTTTGATGAAAAAGAAAATATCGACGAAGCCTGTACAAGAGATATGACAGAATTTATGATTGGGGCAGGGGTAAATGGGTTTTATTTAACCGGAAGTACAGGAGAATGTTTTACCATGACACCGGAAGAAAGAAACCGTGTGGTGGATATCGTCATCGATCAGGTAAAAGGAAGGGTACCGGTGATCGTTCACGTTGGGGATATCGGAACCAGAAAGAGCATAGGTCTGGCAGAGCATGCAGAGGCAGCAGGTGCAGATGCCATTTCATCGGTTCCTCCTTTCTATTGGAAGTTTTCAAAAGAAGATATTTATCATTATTATAAGGATATTGCAGCATCCACCAGCCTTCCGATGATTGTTTATAACATTCAACTGGCAGGAATCATGGACAAAGATCTGATCCTTAAAATCGCTGAGATCGATCATGTAAAAGGACT
This genomic stretch from Lacrimispora sphenoides harbors:
- a CDS encoding dihydrodipicolinate synthase family protein — translated: MSKFQITDIKGVIPATMAFFDEKENIDEACTRDMTEFMIGAGVNGFYLTGSTGECFTMTPEERNRVVDIVIDQVKGRVPVIVHVGDIGTRKSIGLAEHAEAAGADAISSVPPFYWKFSKEDIYHYYKDIAASTSLPMIVYNIQLAGIMDKDLILKIAEIDHVKGLKYTARSHDEMGSLKEILGKDFMIYSGCDEMAFSGLCFGADGLIGSFYNVIPEIYEKIYQCVQNSDIPGGIRLQRIADEFIFACLQYDFPSCVHNLMRWRGLKGGYSRRPFYNYKDEELAGLKIELRQIREKYQAKELEMFRF